GAAACGTGGCTTTAAGAATCCCTTCCGGCGCGATTACGTGGTGGTCAACGTCGGCGCGCTGCAGCGCGCGGTCGAACAGGGGCGCCTCGATGCGGCGCAGCCGGTCGACGAGGCGGCGATGAAGGCCGCCGGCCTGTTCCAGCGGCAGCGCGACGGCGTGCGCCTGCTGGCCAAGGGCGAGATTTCCGTCGCACTGCGCATCCGCGTCGCCGGCGCCTCGAAGGCGGCGGTGGCCGCGGTGGAAAAGGCGGGCGGCGGAGTCGACGTTGCTGGTGGCGCGGCGCCGGCGCAGCCCGATAACGCCGGCGACAGCGCGCCCGCACCGGCGCAGGAGTAATCCGACCATGGCGTCCGCCGCCGAGCAGCTTGCCGCGCAAATGAACTTCTCGGCCTTCGGCAAGGCCACGGAGCTCAAGAAGCGCATCTGGTTTACGCTCGGCGCGCTGATCGTTTATCGACTCGGCACCTACATCCCGCTGCCAGGGATCGATCCGGTAGTGATCGCCGACATCTTCGCCCGCCAGTCCGGCGGCATCCTTGGCATGTTCAACATGTTCGCCGGCGGTGCGCTGGGGCGGATGACGATCTTCGCCCTCAACATCATGCCGTACATCTCGGCGTCGATCATCATGCAGTTGATGACGGCGGTGCTGCCGAGCCTCGAATCCCTGAAAAAGGAGGGCGAGGCCGGGCGCAAGAAGATCAACCAGTACACCCGCTATCTGACGGTACTGATCACCGCCGGCCAGGGTTACGGCCTCGCCGTCGGTCTTGAGGGCATGCAGTCGTCGATCGGCTCGGCGGTGATCGATCCCGGCATGTTCTTTCGCATGACCGTGGTCATCACCTTGATCGGCGGCACCATGTTTCTGATGTGGCTGGGTGAGCAGATCACCGCGCGCGGCATCGGCAACGGTATTTCCCTGATCATCTTCGCCGGCATCGTCGCGCAGTTCCCCCATTCGCTGGCGGCGCTGCTCGAACTCGGGCGCACGGGCGCGCTGTCGGCGGTGTTCATCATCGGCATGGCGGTGCTGATCGTCGCGGTAGTCTATTTCGTCGTCTATGTCGAGCGGGCGCAACGACGCATCGTCGTCCAATACCCGAAACGGCAGGTGGGCACGCGGGTAACCTCGGGCGAGAGCAGCCACCTTCCGCTGAAGATCAACACCTCGGGAGTGATCCCGCCGATCTTCGCCTCGTCGATCCTGCTGATGCCGATCACGGTCATCAGCTTCATGGCCGACCGGGGGCCGAGTTGGCTGACCACCGTTTCCGTCTATCTCGGTCACGGCCAGCCACTCTATCTGATCCTTTATGTCAGCCTGATCGTCTTCTTTGCGTTTTTCTACACCGCGATCGTCTTCAATCCGACGGAGACGGCGGACAATCTGAAGAAGTATGGCGGCTTTGTGCCCGGTATCCGACCGGGCAAGAACACGGCGGACTATCTGGACCGCGTCCTGACGCGATTGACGGTCCTTGGCGCCGCCTACCTTGCCATCGTTTGCATTCTTCCCGAGATCCTGATCTCGCGGTTTTCCGTTCCCTTCTATTTTGGTGGGACCAGCCTGCTGATTGTCGTGACCGTGACCATGGATACGGTGGCGCAGATCCAATCGCATTTGCTGGCTCACCAATACGAAGGCCTGATCAAACGGGCCAAACTCAAGGGGAGACGCGGATGAACCTCATACTTTTGGGCGCGCCAGGAGCGGGCAAAGGCACGCAGGCCAAGCGGATTCAAGATCTTTATCACGTCATGCAGCTCTCGACCGGCGACATGCTTCGCGCCGAGGTGGCGGGCGGCAGCCCAATCGGACGGGAAGCAGGCGCATTGATGAACGCCGGCAAGCTGGTTCCGGACGAGATGATCATCCGGCTGATCGACCAGCGGATGGATCAGGACGACTGTAAGAACGGATTCATTCTCGACGGGTTTCCGCGGACGCTGCCTCAGGCGAGCGCCCTGGATGCAATGCTGGCGACAAAGAGGTTGAAGCTTCATCAGGTCGTCTCGATCGAGGTCGACGACGAGGCGGTGATCGAGCGGATCAGCGGCCGCTTCACCTGCGTCAAGTGCGGCCAGGGCTATCACGATACCTTCAGTCGGCCGGTGGTCGACGGGGTGTGCGACGCCTGCGGCGGCAAGGAATTCAGCCGGCGGGCGGATGACAACGCCGAGACGGTTCGCCAGCGGCTCGCAGCCTATTATGCGCAGACCAAGCCGATCATCGCCTACTACGACGAGCGCGATCTCGTCGTCAGGGTCGACGGCATGCGCTCGATCGACGAGGTCACGCGCGAAGTGGCCGACGCGTTAAATAATTTACGAGTTGACTAGTTGCAATCTGGATTTATGGTTATCGCCCCGCGGTTTCATGGTATCCAGTTGCGAATCGCAACACCCAAGCGAAGAGAGGCCCTGTGGCACGGGTTGCTGGCGTAAACATACCCAGTCAGAAGCGGCTCGACATCGCTCTGACTTACATTCATGGCATCGGACGCAAGACGGCGAGCGAGATCTGCACCAAGGCCGACGTTCCCTCGGAACGACGGGTGGCCGATCTTACCGACGCGGAGGTGCTGCGTCTTCGCGAGATGATCGACCGCGATTATCGCGTCGAGGGCGACCTGCGGCGCGATGTCGCGATGAACATCAAGCGACTGATGGATCTTGGCTGCTATCGCGGCCTGCGCCATCGGCGCGGCTTACCGGTTCGCGGGCAGCGAACGCATACCAATGCGCGGACCCGCAAGGGGCCGGCGAAGCCCATTGCCGGTAAGAAAAAAGTCACTAAATAGACGTGTCAGGATTGACGAATGGCGAAAGCGGCGACGCAGCGCCCGAAACGGCGAGAGCGGCGGAATATCGTGTCGGGCGTTGCGCACATCAACGCGACGTTCAACAATACCTTGGTGACGATTACCGACGTTCAAGGGAACGCGATCGCTTGGTCGTCGGCTGGAGGGCAGGGGTTTAAGGGGTCGCGAAAATCCACGCCGTATGCGGCGCAGGTCGCAGCCGAGGATGCCGGCCGCAAGGCAATGGACCACGGCATGAAGACGCTTGAGGTCGAGGTCAAGGGCCCCGGCTCCGGGCGGGAGTCGGCCTTGCGGGCGTTGCAGGCGGTGGGATTTACGATTACCGCGATTCGCGATGTCACACCCATCCCCCACAACGGCTGTCGTCCGCGCAAGCGCCGACGCGTCTAGTCCGACGTGGCGAGCGGGCGCCCAGGCGGCGCTCGCATGGCACTCCCGGGAGGAGGGGCCGAGCAGCCCAGGGTCGCGCACAGGTGTGCCGCGGCCATTGCTGCGCTGATGGTGGTTGGTGCGATGAAAGGTCGTTCTGTGATTCAAAAGAACTGGCAGGCTCTGATCAAGCCGACGAAACTCGACGTCGTTCCCGGCGCCGATCCACGACGGGTAGCGACGATCGTTGCCGAGCCTTTGGAACGTGGTTTCGGGTTGACGCTCGGAAACGCCCTGCGCCGGGTTCTGCTGTCGTCGCTGCAGGGAGCGGCGGTCACCGCCCTGCGCATCGATGGCGTTCTGCACGAGTTCTCGACCATTCCGGGCGTTCGCGAGGATGTGACCGACATCATCTTGAACATCAAGTCCCTGGCGTTGCGCATGGGCGGCGAGGGGCCGAAGCGGGTGACGATTTCCGCCGACGGTCCGGGTGAGGTCACCGCCGGAATGATCACGACCGGTCACGACGTCGAGGTGATGAACGGCGAGATGGTCATCTGCACGCTCGACGAGGGCGCGCACCTGGCGATGGAACTGGTCGTCGAAAACGGCAAGGGATACGTGCCAGCCGCCGCGGCGCGAACGGAGGACATGCCGATCGGGCTCATTCCGATCGATGCTGTCCATTCGCCGGTTCGCAAGGTTGCGTACAAGGTGGAAAATACCCGCGTCGGGCAGGTGACCGACCATGACAAGCTGTCGATCGAGATTGTCACCAATGGGGCGGTCGGACCGGAGGACGCCGTGGCCCTGGCCGCGCGCATCCTGCAGGATCAGTTGCAGTTGTTCATCAACTTCGAGGAGCCTCAGGCGGCCGTCGAGGAGGAGCACAAGGACGACCTGCCGTTCAACAAGAACCTGTTGCGCAAGGTGGACGAACTCGAGCTATCGGTCCGCTCGGCGAACTGCCTGAAGAACGACAACATCATCTACATCGGCGATCTCGTCCAGAAGTCCGAGGCAGACATGCTCCGGACGCCGAACTTCGGAAGAAAATCGCTGAACGAGATTAAGGAAGTACTCGCGCAGATGGGGCTTCAGCTCGGCATGGAGATCCCCAACTGGCCACCGGACAACATCGAAGAGCTGGCGAAGCGGCTGGAAGAGCCCTTCTAAGGCCGCAGCGCCTTCCGATCGACAGGAGAACCTTCAATGCGTCACCGCCGGAGCGGACGTAACCTTGGGCGGACCAGCACCCATCGGATGGCGATGTTCGCCAACATGACGGCGTCGCTGCTCAACCACGAACAGATCATCACCACGCTTCCGAAAGCGAAGGAGCTGCGCTTCTTCGCCGAGAAGATGATCACCCTGGGCAAACGCGGCGGGCTGCACCGCCGCCGCCAGGCGATCGCCTTCCTTCAAGACGAGGGGCTGGTGCGCAAGGTGTTCGGCGATTTGGCCGATCGCTATAAGGAACGGCCCGGCGGCTACACGCGGGTGCTGAAGGCCGGTTTCCGTTATGGCGACAACGCACCGCTTGCCGTTATCGAACTCGTCGACCGCAACGTCGATGCCAAGGGCGCCGAGGACAAGGCGCGCCACGCGGCGATGCAGGAAGCGCAAGCCGCCGCCGCTTGACGTGGCGCTTGACGGGCCCGGGGCGATCGGAACGAGGAGCGGGATAAGCGGAGCGTGCGGGTTCGGGCGGATCGGCCCTGGCGCGGACGCAGTCCGATCCGGTTGGTTTCAGGTAGCGGCGGGCGGCGTCGCGATGGGCGGCGGGACCGGCTGTGGTCGTCGGGATGGCTGATCGGAACGGTGTTCCGGGCGAGGGAAACGTGCGGCATCGGTTCCGCTTCGGCTTGCTGCTGTCGTTGTTGTCGGCAGCGCTCATCGCAGCTTCGGATTTGAGCGGCGCAAACGACGCTTTCGCGCAGGCCGTTCCCGAGTCCCGCCAGCAGATCGAGCTGTCGTTCGCGCCGGTCGTGCGCATAGCCGCGCCCGCCGTCGTCAATATCTACAGTCGCAGGATCGTGCAGGCGCGCGGCTCGCCGTTGTTCGACGATCCGTTCTTTCGACAGTTCTTCGGCAGCGGCACGCCGTTCGGCATGCCGAAACAGCGGGTCGAGAACTCGCTGGGATCGGGCGTCATTGTCGGCGCCGACGGGATCATCGTGACCAACCATCACGTCGTCGCCGGTGCCGACGAAATCACCGTCGTTCTCGCCGACCGCCGCGAGTATGCCGCCAAGGT
This genomic stretch from Rhodospirillales bacterium harbors:
- a CDS encoding 50S ribosomal protein L15 — protein: MRLNQISDNAGATGPRKRLGRGIGSGLGKTSGKGHKGQKARSGGQRFVGFEGGQMPLYRRLPKRGFKNPFRRDYVVVNVGALQRAVEQGRLDAAQPVDEAAMKAAGLFQRQRDGVRLLAKGEISVALRIRVAGASKAAVAAVEKAGGGVDVAGGAAPAQPDNAGDSAPAPAQE
- the secY gene encoding preprotein translocase subunit SecY; this encodes MASAAEQLAAQMNFSAFGKATELKKRIWFTLGALIVYRLGTYIPLPGIDPVVIADIFARQSGGILGMFNMFAGGALGRMTIFALNIMPYISASIIMQLMTAVLPSLESLKKEGEAGRKKINQYTRYLTVLITAGQGYGLAVGLEGMQSSIGSAVIDPGMFFRMTVVITLIGGTMFLMWLGEQITARGIGNGISLIIFAGIVAQFPHSLAALLELGRTGALSAVFIIGMAVLIVAVVYFVVYVERAQRRIVVQYPKRQVGTRVTSGESSHLPLKINTSGVIPPIFASSILLMPITVISFMADRGPSWLTTVSVYLGHGQPLYLILYVSLIVFFAFFYTAIVFNPTETADNLKKYGGFVPGIRPGKNTADYLDRVLTRLTVLGAAYLAIVCILPEILISRFSVPFYFGGTSLLIVVTVTMDTVAQIQSHLLAHQYEGLIKRAKLKGRRG
- a CDS encoding adenylate kinase gives rise to the protein MNLILLGAPGAGKGTQAKRIQDLYHVMQLSTGDMLRAEVAGGSPIGREAGALMNAGKLVPDEMIIRLIDQRMDQDDCKNGFILDGFPRTLPQASALDAMLATKRLKLHQVVSIEVDDEAVIERISGRFTCVKCGQGYHDTFSRPVVDGVCDACGGKEFSRRADDNAETVRQRLAAYYAQTKPIIAYYDERDLVVRVDGMRSIDEVTREVADALNNLRVD
- the rpsM gene encoding 30S ribosomal protein S13, yielding MARVAGVNIPSQKRLDIALTYIHGIGRKTASEICTKADVPSERRVADLTDAEVLRLREMIDRDYRVEGDLRRDVAMNIKRLMDLGCYRGLRHRRGLPVRGQRTHTNARTRKGPAKPIAGKKKVTK
- the rpsK gene encoding 30S ribosomal protein S11 — protein: MAKAATQRPKRRERRNIVSGVAHINATFNNTLVTITDVQGNAIAWSSAGGQGFKGSRKSTPYAAQVAAEDAGRKAMDHGMKTLEVEVKGPGSGRESALRALQAVGFTITAIRDVTPIPHNGCRPRKRRRV
- a CDS encoding DNA-directed RNA polymerase subunit alpha — encoded protein: MKGRSVIQKNWQALIKPTKLDVVPGADPRRVATIVAEPLERGFGLTLGNALRRVLLSSLQGAAVTALRIDGVLHEFSTIPGVREDVTDIILNIKSLALRMGGEGPKRVTISADGPGEVTAGMITTGHDVEVMNGEMVICTLDEGAHLAMELVVENGKGYVPAAAARTEDMPIGLIPIDAVHSPVRKVAYKVENTRVGQVTDHDKLSIEIVTNGAVGPEDAVALAARILQDQLQLFINFEEPQAAVEEEHKDDLPFNKNLLRKVDELELSVRSANCLKNDNIIYIGDLVQKSEADMLRTPNFGRKSLNEIKEVLAQMGLQLGMEIPNWPPDNIEELAKRLEEPF
- the rplQ gene encoding 50S ribosomal protein L17 translates to MRHRRSGRNLGRTSTHRMAMFANMTASLLNHEQIITTLPKAKELRFFAEKMITLGKRGGLHRRRQAIAFLQDEGLVRKVFGDLADRYKERPGGYTRVLKAGFRYGDNAPLAVIELVDRNVDAKGAEDKARHAAMQEAQAAAA